DNA from Massilia antarctica:
GCCACGCCGATGGTCTGGGCCTTGCGTTCGAGCGCGGGCAGGAAGCGCTGGTCCGCCAGCGACCAGGCGTAGGCCGCCAGCGCCACTTGCGTGAGCAGCATCACGGCCAGTATAAAAGCGCACAGCTGGCGCATGGGGCGCGCGTAGAGTTCACGGTCGCGTCGCTGCACCTGCATCATCTGGCGCCCGGGGCCAAGGTGTCGCGCGCCGCCGCCAGATCGTGCAGCGCGCTGGCGGCCGTCTGGTTGACGTCGTCCACCAGCGCGGCGGCGCCATCGGCGCAAGGGAGCCGGCCGAGCGCCGCGTTCATGCGCGCCAGCATGCCGTCCATGCGCCGCACCAGCAGGTCGACGCCGAACACGATACAGACGGTGGTCAGCAGCACCGCGCACACGGTCGCCAGGGTCAGTTCGCGCGTCACCATGGCGACAGCGCCGGCCTGGCGCTGCGTGGCATGGCGCAGCAGCAGCGTGCCTGCCGGGACGCCGCCCGGCCGCGACAGGCGCGCGCCGAGGGTGACGAAACCCGGTTCGCGCAGCAGCCAGTCGCGCGCGGCGGCCTGGCGCCGCAGCGCCGGCGGGTCGGCGTCGGCCGCGCCTGCGCCCGCGCGAAACACGGGGGCGGCGGCGTTGTCGATCACGCTGATGAAGACGATGTCGGGGTCGCGCCGCAGTTCGCGTTCGAGCGCGGCGGCGGCGTCGGGCATGGCCTTGAGCGGCAGGCCGAGCGCCATGCGCGCCTCGAACCGCTCGCGCAAGTCGTCGAGGGTGAAGCGCAGCCGCGATTCCTCGATGGCGCGCGTGGTATCGTCAAGGCGGTCCGCTTGCAGCGCCACGCCCAGGCCCAGCGCCAGGGCGGACACCAGCACGATGGGCGCGGCAATGAAGAGACTGAGTCGGGAAGGCGCCATGAGCGTGGTACGTGGAATAATATTCGAACGACAACAAGTGTAGCATCGAACGAGCTCATCCACTGTTCGCCAGGACGCCGGCCAGCGTCCCGGGAACAAAAGGCGCCGCGGGGAGCGGCGCCCGGGCCGGTCAGGCGGCCACTTTTTCGGCGTTGCGCGCCGCCCAGCGATACAGGCCGCCGACGATCGCCCCGCCCAGCACCAGGGCGATCAGCATCTGCGTGCCTTCGCCCATGCTGTTGGGGATGGCCAGCGGTTCGCCCACACCCGTGGCGACGATCAGGCCGGCCAGGCCGACGTTGAACAAGCTCTCGCCGACGATAAATCCGGACATGATCAGCACGCCGATGCGCTTGGCCGTTTCGCCCCAGGTCGCGTTCTCCACGGCGCGTTCGAACAGCCAGCCGGTGACGGCGCCGACCACTACCGGCGCGGTCACCGCGCTTGGCAGGTAGATTGCCAGGCCCACGCCGAGCGGCGGCAGGCTGTAGCGATCCTTGCTGGCCTTCCTGATGACGAAATCGACGATCACCAGCAGCAGGCCGAGCGCGGCGCCGTAACCGACCAGTTTCCAATCGAGGTTGTGGCTGATGACGCCCTTGGCCAGGGTCGAAATCAGGGTGGCCTGGGGCGCGGCAAGGGGACTTGCCGAGATCACGCCGATATTCGGCGCGCCGGCGAAGCCGTTGGCGCGGTTGAGCAGTTCGAGCACCAGGGGCACCACGGCCGATCCGGCGCCGACGCCGATCAACAGGCCCACCTGCTGCTTCCACGGCGTGGCGCCCACCAGTTGGCCGGTTTTCAGGTCTTGCAGATTGTCGTTGCCGATGACAGCTACCGCCAGCACCACGGTGGTGACGAACAGCGCGTAGGCCACCAGGGCATGGGCCACTTCCGGTCCCATCATGTGCTTGCCGACGAAGCCGACGCTCAGCGACGCGCCCAGGATGGTGAGAATGGCGATGCCGGACACTGGCGAGTTCGATGAGCCGATCAGGCCCGCCATGTAGCCGCACACGGCGGCGGCGAACACGCCGGCCACCACGATGTAGCCAACGCCGACGATCACCAGCGGCAGCGCGAGGCTCGACAGCACGCCGCCCTGCAGGAAGCTGGCCATCAGCCAGCCGGCGGGCACCATGGCCAGCAGGGTCACCAGGCCGACGACGAAGATCGGCAGATCCTGGTCGGCGCGTGGAATCTCGGCGCCGGTCATCTTGGCCTTGCGGGCCGTCTCCAGGGCCGACTTGAGCCCGCCCAGCACGGGTTTGCCCAGGCCGGCCAGGGTGACGATGGCGGCCGCGCCGATCGCGCCGGCGCCGATGATGCGCACCTGCTTGCTCCACGCGCCGAGCGCGTGGTCGGCGGCCGACAGGGCCGGCATCGGGTCGATCGACGTCAGTACAGGCACCAGGACGCCCCAGGCGATGATCAGGCCGACCAGCATGGCGATGCCGACGGTGATGCCCATCAGGTGGCCGGCGCCCAGCAGCGCGAGCGAACTGGCGGCGCCGATGCCGGTGGCGCCGCTGCCGGTCTTGAAGTACACGGCCACTTCGGCGGCCATGATCTTGGCGCCGGCGGCGGCCGCGAACAGCGCGGACGTCGCGCTGCCCCAGATGACGGCCATCAGACCGAGCTTGCCTTCGGCCGCGCCGCTGCGCGACGAGGTACCGACCTTGAGCACTTCGGCCGCGGCCACGCCTTCCGGATAGGGCAAGTCGGACTGCGACACCAGCGCGCGCCGCAGCGGTACTGTATACATCACGCCCAGCACACCGCCGATGGCGCAGGCGCCGAAGGTCGGCCAGAACGGCACGTGCGCCCACCAGCCGATCATCAACAGGCCTGGCAGCACGAAGATCACCGAGGCCAGGGTGCCCGCCGCCGAAGCGATGGTCTGGACGATGTTGTTTTCCTGGATCGTGGCGTCCTTGAAGGCGCTCAGGAGCGCCATCGAGATGACGGCGGCCGGGATCGAGGTAGCGAAGGTAAGGCCGACTTTCAGGCCAAGGTAGACCTGGGCGGCTGTAAAGACGAGGGTGATGACGATTCCGAGGATGATTCCCCTGATCGTGATTTCTTTTGGTCCGGCTTGTACGACGTTCGCCATCGACTGCTCCAGTATGAGAAAGGGGTACGAAAAAAGCGTCTCATCATAGCCGGCAAAGCGCAAACGCGGAAGTGAAATGCGTAACGCCGTCGTTCCCGCCGCTCCCCCGTCGCTTCTGCCATTGGCAGAAACGACGAGGGGCCGGCTAGGGTGTATCTGATTGAATCGAAGGGAAAAACCGCAATTGTTCCGTCGTTCCCGCGCAGGCGGGAACCCAATTTCGCACAATAGCCGCTGGCTGCTCGAGGAACTTGGGGGGAACGCATGCGTTCCCGCCTGCGCGGGAACGATGGGGTGGGGCTAGCCGCCGGCCTGCGATTCGGCTCCGTGCACCGGTTGCGGCGCCTGCGGCGGCTGCGGAACCGGCGGTGCGGCGGGCAAGCCCGGAACCGGCGGCTGGCTCGGCACTGCCGGTTCACCCGGTTCGCCCGGCTCCGCGGGGTCCGCGGGCAGCGCCGGCAGCGCGTCCATGTCGATCGTCTT
Protein-coding regions in this window:
- a CDS encoding OPT family oligopeptide transporter, whose translation is MANVVQAGPKEITIRGIILGIVITLVFTAAQVYLGLKVGLTFATSIPAAVISMALLSAFKDATIQENNIVQTIASAAGTLASVIFVLPGLLMIGWWAHVPFWPTFGACAIGGVLGVMYTVPLRRALVSQSDLPYPEGVAAAEVLKVGTSSRSGAAEGKLGLMAVIWGSATSALFAAAAGAKIMAAEVAVYFKTGSGATGIGAASSLALLGAGHLMGITVGIAMLVGLIIAWGVLVPVLTSIDPMPALSAADHALGAWSKQVRIIGAGAIGAAAIVTLAGLGKPVLGGLKSALETARKAKMTGAEIPRADQDLPIFVVGLVTLLAMVPAGWLMASFLQGGVLSSLALPLVIVGVGYIVVAGVFAAAVCGYMAGLIGSSNSPVSGIAILTILGASLSVGFVGKHMMGPEVAHALVAYALFVTTVVLAVAVIGNDNLQDLKTGQLVGATPWKQQVGLLIGVGAGSAVVPLVLELLNRANGFAGAPNIGVISASPLAAPQATLISTLAKGVISHNLDWKLVGYGAALGLLLVIVDFVIRKASKDRYSLPPLGVGLAIYLPSAVTAPVVVGAVTGWLFERAVENATWGETAKRIGVLIMSGFIVGESLFNVGLAGLIVATGVGEPLAIPNSMGEGTQMLIALVLGGAIVGGLYRWAARNAEKVAA